A DNA window from bacterium contains the following coding sequences:
- a CDS encoding YtxH domain-containing protein, with the protein MSERNDNVMMGALLVVAGAILGAGAALLFAPQSGRETRKDIRRFARKAGRKIEGAAGEVADRVAEMADAVEEKAEELLETGKDLGKESREAVLDALNEGQERLGRQRDRLAKLLG; encoded by the coding sequence ATGAGCGAGAGGAACGACAACGTGATGATGGGAGCGCTGCTGGTGGTGGCGGGTGCGATTCTCGGGGCCGGCGCGGCCTTGCTGTTCGCACCGCAATCGGGCCGTGAAACGCGCAAGGATATCCGCCGATTCGCCCGGAAAGCCGGGAGGAAGATCGAGGGTGCGGCGGGGGAGGTCGCCGACCGCGTAGCGGAGATGGCCGACGCCGTGGAGGAGAAGGCCGAGGAACTCCTCGAGACGGGGAAGGATCTCGGCAAGGAATCCCGGGAGGCGGTGCTCGACGCCCTCAACGAGGGGCAGGAGCGGCTGGGTCGGCAACGGGACCGGCTGGCGAAATTGCTCGGATAG
- a CDS encoding NADPH:quinone reductase translates to MKTIRVHEFGPPEVMRIEEVPDPSPGPGQVLVRIRAAGVNPVETYIRSGMYARRPPLPYTPGNDAAGIVEAVGNGVRGIAVGDRVYTSETVTGAYAEYALCNAARVHPLPAVVSYAQGAAIGVPYATAWRALFQRARAVPGETILVHGASGGVGIAAIQIALAAGLRAIGTAGTAEGMTLALREGARCVFDHREAGHLDKAVAQTGGRGFDVILEMLANVNLANDLKILSMGGRVVVIGSRGSIEIDPRDTMARDASIVGMSLFNTPDADRIAIHAALVAGLANGTLRPVIGRELPLSAAPESHVAVMSPGARGKVVLVP, encoded by the coding sequence ATGAAAACGATCCGCGTCCACGAATTCGGTCCGCCGGAGGTCATGCGCATCGAGGAGGTCCCGGACCCGTCGCCGGGACCCGGCCAGGTCCTGGTCCGCATCCGCGCCGCGGGGGTGAACCCGGTCGAGACGTACATCCGCTCCGGGATGTACGCCCGCCGCCCGCCGCTCCCCTACACCCCGGGAAACGACGCCGCGGGCATCGTCGAGGCGGTGGGGAACGGCGTCCGGGGGATCGCCGTGGGCGACCGCGTGTACACCTCGGAAACGGTGACCGGCGCCTACGCGGAATATGCCTTGTGCAACGCGGCACGGGTCCACCCGCTCCCCGCCGTCGTCTCGTACGCGCAGGGGGCCGCGATCGGCGTCCCGTACGCCACCGCCTGGCGCGCGCTCTTCCAGCGGGCGCGGGCCGTCCCGGGCGAGACGATCCTGGTCCACGGAGCGAGCGGCGGCGTCGGGATCGCGGCGATCCAGATCGCCCTGGCGGCGGGGCTGCGCGCGATCGGCACTGCGGGGACCGCCGAGGGGATGACCCTGGCGCTCCGCGAGGGGGCGCGCTGCGTCTTCGACCACCGGGAGGCCGGCCACCTCGACAAGGCGGTCGCGCAGACGGGGGGCCGGGGGTTCGACGTCATCCTGGAGATGCTCGCCAACGTGAACCTGGCGAACGACCTCAAGATCCTGTCGATGGGCGGCCGGGTTGTCGTGATCGGCAGCCGGGGATCGATCGAGATCGACCCCCGGGACACGATGGCGCGCGACGCCTCGATCGTCGGGATGTCCCTGTTCAATACGCCCGATGCGGACAGGATCGCCATCCACGCAGCGTTGGTTGCGGGACTCGCGAACGGCACGTTGCGCCCCGTGATCGGCAGGGAGCTGCCGCTTTCGGCGGCGCCGGAGAGCCACGTCGCGGTGATGTCGCCGGGCGCGAGGGGGAAGGTCGTGCTGGTTCCGTGA
- the rpsA gene encoding 30S ribosomal protein S1 gives MEQDESKTETPEEPEEESFGELFERSFVAPTRYEPGRKVSARVIKVAPEWIFLDLGRKGEGVLAAKELMDESGTVAIKEGDSLEAYFVSSDGSEMLFTTRVAGGTAGSAQLEEASNSGIPVDGVVVKEIKGGFEVRLAGGARAFCPHSQMELPRSGGQEERVGKHAAFRITKYGEKGRNIVVSRRVLLEEEEERKAREVMATLSEGMVMKGIVTSVREFGAFVSIGPIEGLIPISEIGWERVEDIQSVLSVGQEVEVAITRLDWANRRFSFSLKKTLADPWETAVDRFPAGSRHVGKVARLAAFGAFVSLGGGVDGLLHISKLGGGKRIRSVGEVLRTGQEIEVKVDSVDPVKRRVALSLPGAEGPDAPGEEAEDYSKYMEPAPAPQALGSLGEALKAKLERKTR, from the coding sequence GTGGAGCAGGACGAGTCGAAAACGGAAACGCCGGAGGAACCGGAAGAGGAGAGTTTCGGGGAGTTGTTCGAAAGGAGCTTCGTCGCCCCGACGCGATACGAGCCCGGGCGAAAGGTATCCGCCAGGGTCATCAAGGTGGCTCCGGAATGGATCTTCCTCGACCTGGGCCGGAAAGGCGAGGGCGTCCTCGCGGCGAAGGAGCTGATGGACGAGTCGGGTACCGTCGCGATCAAGGAAGGGGACTCCCTCGAGGCGTACTTCGTCTCCTCGGACGGCAGCGAGATGCTGTTCACCACCCGCGTCGCCGGGGGGACTGCCGGATCGGCACAGCTCGAGGAAGCCTCGAACTCGGGGATCCCCGTGGACGGGGTCGTGGTGAAGGAGATCAAGGGGGGGTTCGAGGTCCGGCTCGCGGGCGGGGCGAGGGCCTTCTGCCCCCACTCGCAGATGGAGCTTCCGCGGTCAGGGGGGCAGGAGGAGCGCGTCGGGAAGCACGCCGCGTTCCGGATCACGAAGTACGGGGAGAAGGGCCGCAACATCGTCGTTTCCCGCCGGGTCCTGCTGGAAGAGGAGGAGGAACGGAAAGCACGGGAGGTGATGGCGACGCTGTCGGAGGGGATGGTGATGAAGGGGATCGTCACCTCGGTCCGGGAGTTCGGCGCCTTCGTCTCCATCGGCCCCATCGAGGGGCTGATCCCCATTTCGGAGATCGGGTGGGAGAGGGTGGAGGACATCCAGAGCGTTCTCTCCGTGGGACAGGAGGTCGAGGTCGCGATCACGCGCCTCGACTGGGCGAACCGGCGCTTCTCCTTCAGCCTCAAGAAGACGCTTGCGGATCCGTGGGAAACCGCCGTCGACCGATTCCCGGCGGGGTCCCGCCACGTCGGCAAGGTGGCCCGCCTGGCCGCCTTCGGGGCCTTCGTCTCCCTCGGGGGGGGAGTCGACGGACTGCTCCACATTTCGAAGCTCGGCGGGGGGAAGCGGATCCGGAGCGTGGGCGAGGTTCTCCGCACGGGGCAGGAGATCGAAGTGAAGGTGGACTCGGTCGACCCCGTGAAGCGTCGTGTCGCCCTCTCCCTGCCGGGGGCGGAGGGCCCGGACGCGCCCGGGGAGGAAGCGGAGGATTACTCGAAGTACATGGAGCCTGCCCCCGCTCCCCAGGCCCTCGGTTCCCTGGGGGAAGCCCTCAAGGCGAAGCTGGAGCGGAAAACGAGATAA